In the genome of Brachypodium distachyon strain Bd21 chromosome 3, Brachypodium_distachyon_v3.0, whole genome shotgun sequence, the window CCCTTGGCCTCCACCCGGAGGCTGCGCCGGCTTGTCGAGGAGGCGAGGCCAAGGCGGCTGGAGTGTCCGAGGAAGCCGGAGTTGAGCGACGCCGACGGGCGCAAGGCCGCCACGGGGGCGCGGGCGGTGATCGACGCCATTTTTCTTAGAGCGATCACGGACGGAAGAgggcgccggagaagagctAGGAGAGTATCGTTCCTgtgggcagcggcagctcggaCTGTATTAAACTGCTGGGGTGTGGCCACGAGGCTCCGGTTGCGTCTACGGCTACGATGGGCGCTGCTTGCCGATCAGAGGGCTGCGGTGCGTCGTGGGATGGGTGGCCAATGAGCGGCGTTGGCTCTTATCCTGCGTTATCCGGATGCTGGGATACCGGGGAATCAAAGCGAGGGCTGCTATTGGACGGCGGTGTGAGCTGTGGCTCGTTCTTGCTGCCACGTCGGATGTTTCAGGCGTATGCGATGGTTGGTTCGGATCGCTCGACGCCCTTTCATGAGTGAGTTTTTGTGTGCGAAGAAATTCTAAAATGCCATTGTTTGGATCTGGTGTAAGTACAAACCTCGATTGACATGGCACATGGAATCACACACAGATGCAGCAGGGTTTACAGTTGGCACGCCAGGCAGGCACGGCAAGGAATCTCCCTCGTAACAGATTTTTTCATAGAAGAGTTCCAAGTCCTACAAGTTTAGGTGTTAAAAAGTGAACCTGTCGCCAAAGGCAAGCTAAACCCAATTAAAAGTTAAAAGTAACGTTTATTGATACCATTTTGATCATTACAGGTTTTCAGCAAAGGCACCAGAGCTGTGCAGCGGACAGAAACACCTCTATAAATGCAAGTAACAAAGGCTCTCAAAAAATTCGTATGAATCTCTAAATGAACTAATTTAATTCCCACATGAATAGAAAAATTCTTAACAGGTCCAAGTTGTAGATAGACATCAAATTGACTGCTGATACCAACCGGCAAAAAGGCATAGCCAACAACAAATGCGAATATGACATACGAGgggaagtatccggtgaaaaccctcaTTCGGTGCTAACCGtgcaaatttcataaaaatcatgtttaaaagtttcaaaaaaattctacaaaaataccatatgttgggagtgtgatgttctacgcacctgcaaaatttcaagttcaaagtcaaaatcatttggaaagaattaaaaaaaaaattacagtgAATAGTATCAAACATTGAAAGATCACTATTtatgcagaatttgttttttttcgctgctaccaaaggccattgagtttggacttcaaattttacacatatataaaacaccACTTTCTTGacatatgtaatttttttgagaattttttgaactttttttgaTAGAATTTTtacagtttgcaccgtagagaTGGTTTTAAGCAGAGGCACCAGAGCTGTGCATCAGATAGAAACACCTCGCTATAAATGAAAGTAACAAAGGCTCTCAAAAAATTCGTATGAATCTCTACAGGAACTAATTTAATTCCCACATGAATAGAAAAATTCTTAACAGGTCCAAGTTGTAGCTAGACATGAATTGATACCAACCGGCAAAAAGGCATAGCCAACAACAAATGTGAATATGACATACAACCCCTAGTTTAGTTCCAGGACAGAACTTAGTAGGAGCCGGCAGCCTGGAGTTCTGCACCAAGAAATTTGTACAAATAGAACATGAAGCTTTGAGCGAACATGACATGAACGAACATGCATCATTTTAATTTTGCGGGCAGTTTACAGGCACCAACAGCCTTGCAAAGGTACATTTGCTACATGGATCTTGCAAGTAACAGGAGATACAGAGAAGAGTTACAATGCAATTCCAAAACTTGAGACCATAGCTGCTGGAGATAACGAACAAACTATGCTATACCAGATTAACAGCTTATTTCGGGAAGTACATCGGTTGGCCAGCCAATGGTGCATGAGGTGGAGCAGCAGGGGGTGCACCATATTGCGGCATCTGCTGTGGAGCTTGGTACAACATTGGGGGGGCGCCGGAACTGGATCCTACTGCAGGATAGTGGGGACCAGAGTTTGCCATCAATGATTGTGTAGGGTAAGACGTTGATGCAGAGGCAAAAGCCCCTTGCTGCATGTTAGGATTCCATGCTGGCACTTGTCCAACAGGATTCCCTCCAGCTGAGCTTGGATAAAAGGAAGCAGCTGGTGTGGTGTTTTGCCATGCCACTCCTGCAGTGCTTAAACCTGGGGCTTGACCTGCAGCTTGCACCTGGGCGCTAGGATTTGAGGCTGTGTAGTCTCTGCTTCTCTCATCATGTGCCTGAATGCAACCATATAGATATCAGATCAGGAAGAATGTGCTGGAAGCAGACAGTAAGGAAACAAGTTGTTGAGAAAGCGTACTTTGGCAAATTGAATGACAGATTATTCTGCCTCGATATAGCAATAGTTTGTTTTTCTAAATGGGTACATTAATTATTCATTAGCAGACTTGAAAAGGtagtttattattttttaactTATACAGCCTGAAACTATTAAGTATACCTTTACATTGAGATCAGTATGACGAGAGTATGACAGATGAAGCTTACAGTAACCACCATCATATATGCAATGCCCCTCCAAAGCTTGTTTAGCAACTGCTGCTGTGGATATATCTGCAAATACGGCTTTTCTCAGTTCTATGAATATTTCAGGAAACTAAAAGTTGTAGTGAATATGCATGAATAGATAATGGTGATCCAATAGCAAATGAGCCTCTTGGTCCAGGAGATATATATTAGTCAGCACAAAGAACAACTATGTGGCCGCTTTTGTTAGATCATCACAATTCACTTCTAACCATAGTGATGATAAAAGAAATatactccgtcccatattaagtgactcaaatttgaccaaatatgaatgtacctatgcctaaaaagcgtttagatacatgttaatagaaagtcacttaatatgggacggagggagtaaaactCTTGGGAGTGAAGGATCTGATAAAATCACATACACAGCAAAATGGCATAGGATCTGTTTTGTCACACTTAGAAGTGTCAAGATAGGCTACATAAATTAATCACATCAGATGCTAAGATGCTATCTTGAACTGCAGATTCTCGTACCCTTACAGTGCTTCTCACCTTGCGCTTCTAAAGTACAAATGACGTAATAAAATTCCCAAAGGAATGTGTTAGATTATTCATCATATAGAATCAAGCATTCTACGTAAATTCAACAGATACATTAggagaaacaaagaaaaagacaaattccAGCAAACAGTAGCttcattttctcttttccttcaTTCTGATTTACATTTCAGCAGAAGTTGACTTGTTGGTTTCTCAATGTGTACACCGAATCTAGAATTGACATTTACGTGGTAGATTGGTTTTGTTTAAACAATATCTGAGAATTTCTCATGACCATTTGCACCGATTTTAGGAGGGAGTCGCTGGGAGCACTGCAAGGGTAGGAAGCACTGGATACATCCTCATGGTGACTGCTACTCTAACCACAAAGGGAACAAATTAAGGCAGGTGGTGTCTAAGGAAGAAGAACAGGTTGCCAGGAGGAAGACAATTGACACAACGATGAAAGGGAGACAGGACTGTAGAAACCTCTACTAAGAAAGAGAATATGCTTTTACAGGAAAGGGTAAGAAATGATCAAGAAATTACTAAAGGCAACTTTATAGCTCTGGATAGTTGCTGATGTCCATTTTAAGTCTTCACGAACTCCAACACCTCTCTGCTGAAGTTCCCTAATTCAGAAACTTATGATGCAGAAACACATATGTTACTCAATAATCAGTACAGCATCAGTAAGATGTCTGCAGAGTTCAGTATCACCTATGAAGTTGGCTCATCACGAATTAACAACTATATGCAGATAGAAAAAATTACAGTCAAGGTGCATCCAGGTCAAGCTGCTTTTAATAAATCAGGTGTGACGATATCTCAGCATATCCTACAAATCATGACATGGTGAGGTCTAAAGTTGTTGGGACATACCTGGATATTGTATTAGAGCCTGCATTCCACCATTCTTCTCAAACATTGCAATCTTTTGGACAGTACCAAAAGAATTGAACACCTGAAATTACCTCATATGGTGATTATACAACAATTTCCTTGAGGTATATGTTCTTATTTGATCAAAAAATGAAGATGAAAATATGACAGTAAATACACTTACAGTGTGTAGAACATCCACTCCCACAGCATACTGCATGTTCTCAATTGATGCTAAAAGTACATTGCTCTCAGGCTCCTTAACCTTCCCGTCAGGCCCTAATGTGAGCTGCAAAGTTTTCACTGTGTAAGCGGCAATAAAAGGACATAACATCAGATATAATAGTATGAACTATAAAGCATACCTGTGCAATTCCCTCGATTGCTGTTGGATTAACAGGAAGATAAGGATTTGTGTAATCCCTGCAAtgaaaacaaataatgttACAAACTTGTGTAATTCTCCTAATCGAAGTGTATATAAGAGCTCAGCAAGACCAAaagatgaacaaaaaaaactgtaaACTTTCTTGTACCTGCTGCGATGTGACTGAAATTTAATATTCAGATCTTTGTGCGCAGAAAATGTTATACGCAAGTGGCAAATGCTGACATGCTCAGGGAGCAGATATCTGAAAGAAAATCACATTATGACGTTTGTAACACAGATTTGATGAAACACAATATTAAGAATGCAATGCAATGGTGACACATTGAGTAAATTTATGAAATAGAAAATCACATCATTCGCACGATTATCAAAATGTACTACCTCGGGATGCTTCTTCCATCCAATGAATTTTTTGCTTCTAGAGCAGTTGGGGCATCGGTATATTGGATAAGTGCCTGCAGAAACTCCAACTGTTAAGCTGATTTTATAAAGTAGTAATATATATGCAACTTGATCAAGCACTATGTTACCTGAAAACCAGCAGCTTTCTCAAACGTTGCTATCTTGTGAACAAACCCAAAAGCAGAGAATACCTAATGTGAATCATGCACAAACAATTATAAGATGGAACAAGAATACAAGTCCATTGTCAACCAACCAGCTGAACAGTAAGTTCAATATTAAGACGAAAATACATCACATAACAGCAATAACTAACAGCAAGCTACAATACATGAGAACATGCAATGTTGTGAGGAGTTACAAGCTGCAGAATACCAAATTTAAAAGTAACAAAGTTGGTGGAGAAAGAAACGTATATTTTGAACTACAATTCATGTGGTGTTGCGATCGAAGTATTTTGGTTCTGCATCTTAAACAATTATTCTGGTTAGTGTGTCTTTCTTAATGTATTTGCAGACTTCCAAATTCGAAGAAAGTGTCCTGAAGTAGATGAATTAATAATGAAAATAATGTAGCAAACAAAACCAAATGAAACACTGTGGCCTGGTGGCATACATTTAAGACCAGAATTCCATCATCTTGTCAACTGTCATGAAGAAACGGGCAAGTATAACAATGCACAAAATGTTACTCCTACGCCAAATTTGTTCTGACAAAGGTACAGCACGGTCAAAATAAAGACTATTAACAAAATTGCAGCCCTACAGCAACAAAGGTTCACAACTGTTCTGAAAGACAAgtaaatacattttttttttggcaatcaATTGGTGTAGCAAGCTTCCCTGATAACTAATTGAATGATTTCACATATGATATATAAATACTTAAATACTTACCAAATGAATAACATCTATGCTAACATCATTGGGCTGGACATCTTCAAAAGTGACAAGCAGGACATTGCCAGAAGAATCACCGGTGCCTTTATTGTTGGTAATTTCTTGCCTATTTGAATACTGTATATATACAGTTTTACCACGAACTTGAGCAGGTTCTGAAGATGAGGCATAATATGAAACCATTGAAATTGCCTGGTTTTGATCCGCCTGAAATACGAGCAGATAAGATAAAAGTCATGAACCCATCAACTTAGAATTTCCAATAACATTCCGAGGAATAGCTCTTCGATCAATATAAACTTGTACTGAATCAATCTGAAGCTGAAAGCAACACATTTCTGCAATAGAATATTACTTATAAAATGTTCACTATTGCATGtagaaatttgacaaaaccACAGGCTACCTAGCATTTTATTCGCCCTGTAAAATGTaaagcaaccaaacaagtgCTTCGTTCATGATCCCAGTCAGTTATGGTAGATGATGACAAGCACATATCTGTTAGCACTTGAAAATCTTGCTCAAATGAAAATGTTCGTCATAGAAAATCAAGTACTTTCCTTGACATGACAAACAAAATTAGTATTTCACTACAAATATCAACACCTCATGTTCCTTGAAACAATTAAGGACAATAAAATAAGTCTGGTTAAGATGGttacaaacacacacaaaacttGGGTTTATTTTTTGATTGGATACGGCCACGGATTACAGATGCATTGCAAATGATGAAGTGCAATTGCCGAAAAGAACGAGGTGTTTCTAGCATACAAAATGAAGTTGTATGCATCTCACCCAATAGAGGCACGCTGCTGTGGTGATTGCTAGCACTGTATGGGTTGCGACCAACAATCAAACCAATTCTCAACTAGATAATGGATGGTGTATGCAAATGCAATTCCCTAAAAGTTAGCCAGCACTGCCTCAATCCACGAAACAGTATCACCAATAAATTCATCCCATAGGTAATGCCCCCACAAATAAAAATCTAGTAACCAAACGTTCAGTGGTACAAAACCGACGCCAAGCAACAGTTCCTTAACTGGTTAGAATCTCACATATTCACATGAGTAAACTCTAAATCGCACAACTAAACGCGAATTCGTAAAAATACCAGCGAACCCCCGCCGCAGTAGCCAGGAGGCAAAATCGCGAGGGGAATCGAACTCGAACACGGGAGGAACAAGGGAGTAGGGGAAGGAGACGGCCTTACAAACTCGACGAAGGCCTGGTTGCGGTTGGCGCCGACGTTGCACATGGTGTTGACGACCCTGCCGAAGGGCTTGCAGAGCtcgacgagctcctcctcggtggcCTCCCACGGCATATTCCGCAGGTGCAGCACCTTGGACGGCGTCTGCGTGTATCGGAACTGCGTCGACCCCGACGGCATCCTCGCTCgtctcgccggcggccgcgcgcggtGCGATTGAGGATGTGCTgcctagggttagggtttggtgAATCGGGACGAGTCGAGGCCCGGGACTAGATAGAGAGAGACGTGGGATTGGGATGGTGGGGCGTCGTTTGAGAGAGACGAATCTATGATGAGACGCGGAAGTTATCCAGTTTCTTCTTCCAATTCACGAGGATTGGGAAATTCGTATTCGCATTCAAATTCAACAACGTGCAACTCGCTTGCTATTTGAATTCGTATTTTAGATTATATTTTCTCCGTTCCGTAAATCTTTGTTGTCTCTTGATATCCAGTTGGTGGACGGGGTTCATTCACACTTTTCCCAaactagaaaaaaaactgacgTGCTATGTCGTTTCTTTAGGGTCTTGTGTCTCACAGAACGCTCGGTGGCGGCAGTTATCACGATCTTGTTAGGAGAATATCCTTATGAGAAATCTTGTTCATCCTAATTGTGGCACTTAGTAGGTGGCACGCTTTTTTAGAatgaaatttattttattgctTGGATGGCCAAAGAAGAGATTACTGATGCCAATGGTTCGTTGTTTCGCAAGGTATGTCAGATGGAGGGCTTAGCTAACTTCCATTACTTTGAAGATGACAAAGAGGTAGAAAACTCAGTATTTATGCTAATTGTGAAATGCTAATGCCAGCGGGTATGTTGCATAGATTTACTCTTCCTTTCCAATTATTGGGGATCACTAACGGGCGGATGCCCACCAAGATGCAAACTGGCGGACGAATTTCGACAGCCCATTTGGGCTGTCACATTTGTGTACCATTTTCgcaactttttatttttggctTGCTggcttttcatttttttgaacttttaatttgttttttgaacttttactTTTTATTCAGAGGTTTTAAGTTTTTAATTTTGCactttcaattttttaaacttttagtttttagattttttattATGagcttttttcaaaaaataaaaggaaaaaagtatattaaaaaagaaaaaaaacttacctCCACGGAGGAGGACATCGTCgctaggcggcggcgcgcgcggggtgGCGAAGAGCAGCGGCCGCAGCGACGTgaggggggaggggaggaggaggtggaggaagaagatgaaaagATGGGGAGGAAGAAGTTGAGTTGCTGCTCTTAGAGAGGTGGAATCGTCTACGCGATTTGTTTCTGGCGAAGCCTCGCCGGAGAGGTTTCTCACAAGTtattactacctccgatccatattacttgtcgcagttTGTCTAGATATGCATATACCTACACAATGAAATATgaaatatggatcggagggagtactaaactTTCTGCAAAGGATCGCAGTATTCCATCCCCACGACGATCGGCTGCTGCGATCACTGTGCTTGCACTGAATTTTGAAAAGGCAAGAAGCAAGAAACCTCGTATCAGGCGTGATGGATGGAAGCAACCTCCCAGTGGAATGGTCAAGCTGAAAGTTGATGCGTCATTCAGATTGGAATCATCCAGcggtgccactggtgctgtTGTACGTGATGCAAAAGGTTTCTTCATTGGAGCTTCGAGCCATCTCCTTCCCCAGGTCTCGGATGTCCTCACGGCGGAGGCATTCGCTCTCCTCCATGGCTTGCAACTGGTGGATCATCTCGGCTGTTCCAGAGTGTTGGTCAACTCTGATAATTTGTCACTTATGGAGGCAATGCAAAGTGTGGACAGATTCCATGGCACAGCAGCAGCTGTAATCGATGAATGCTCCAAGTTTGCGGCTGACTTCAACGAGATCGAGTTTGAGTTCTGCCCTCGAGAAGCCAACGAGGCTGCTGATGCTTTGGCTAGTACAGCGCAGCATGATCAAAGTATCTGGGTTGATAACCCTCCTAGCAATCTCTTACCTTTGTTACTCAGAGATGTAACTGTCTTTTCAGATTAATAAAGTTGTTTtccccgtaaaaaaaaaactttctgCAAAGGATTGTATGTTTAGTGTTGATTTGTTCTACGACCTTACTTGAACAGGATCTGTTCTATAGGATCATACCGCTACATCCTTTTACCAAAAAATAGTGTTGATCTGTTCTTGTCCAACTTTTAGACACAAATTCAAACTGTATTCATTGTTTGTTTAGCTTTATTGAAAAGTGAAGGACCGAATTCCATGTCTTCTCTTTGCCTTCAGTTTCCCTCGTCCACCAAGGCTAGCTACGGCCAGTTGTCATGGACcccaaatattttttattttattttgcaagaAATACGTGAACATTTATTTTAAAGATCATTAACGCCTTTCCAAAATTCGAGAACATTAATTGTTTAGAAATTCACGAATGTCTCTTATGATACCCCTGAACATATTTATAGACACAcggacattttttttatacttAAGAATATTTATTTGGAAAAAAGCTGATCTTTATCCAAATAATGTTCGTTTCTACAAACAATGTCCGTCGGTTTATAAAAAGTTCTATAAtttatatagatatataaaaTATTCATCCATGTAGAGAATGTTCACTTTTATTTACTATTATAGGACAAAATTACTTTTATGATTTTGTAGTTACTACATGAATGAAACTAAAAGGCAGATAATTAAGAGGCTTGGGTGTGTGTTCAGTTAGTTCGGTAAATACAGTTCTGATATATGGTCCAGTTTTGGTAAATATCAAACTTTTGGTATAGTTTCAGTAAACATAATAAGTTAACGCTAAATTTAGAACGGCAAGACGACTCCATGTCACACAAGCACAGATGCCAAACCAAGTCATTAATATATAGCTTTTCTAAAGATCAAATAAGAATTCAGAAGTACCTTGTATAGTATAATGAGAAATTTGTCTTATCGTTCTTGTAAAGAGATCATCTTTTACCTAAGAGGAGGCTCATGCATTTCTTCATTCTTCTCTCTTTTATATCAGCAATTATACTACGTAGCATCGCTAAAAAGTGCTGATGTCAGTCCATTGTAagcgtctttttttttaggtctTTAAGTCAACGATACGGACGTGCCGAGCGTGACCACGCTCGAGCGGCAAAAAATGCAAGCGGGACGCTGGGTCGCTGGCGCAACACGATCCGTCTCCGGGCGCCTGGCCTATCGGTTCTGTCGCCGAGAATTCAGAGTATGTATTGATGACTTGGCCTGGCATGTACTCTCTGCCAACGGCGCATCGATCATCGGGGTTGCCGTCGCCGAGGAGGGGTGTGCGTTGTTTCTGCAGACCAAGATCGGCATATTCATGCTCTCTCTCCTGCCGGCAATCGTCCGCATTGTACATCGACGTGCCTGAATAGCAGACAAGACAAAGTGAAGGTCTTTGGCCTCGTCTTGCAGCTGCATGCCTGTCCTGGATCGCTGGATGCACAATCGCCTGATTTTCTTTAAATCCAATCGACCAGCTAAGAATTTAAATTTGCTTTCAGATTCGACCGAGACAAACATCGTACTACGGAATTCACGAGGAGTGGCACGCTACTCCTCTAACTCCACTTTGTGttaccttctttttttttgcgaaatcCACTTTATCTTTATTGTTGTGCCAATTCCTAAGTGCGTAATTTCCGAGTAGTAGCAGATTAATTAGTGGCCCTGAGGCTTTGGTATTTCAGCCGCTCACCGATTCACCGAACGAGTGTAGCACTGAAGCAATTGAAGTGAGAGCCGGGGAGAGCAGCAAGGCCAGTCCATATAttgcttgagcttgagcagctAGCGTACCTGCGGCTAGTCTCTCTTACAAAATAGTACTCCTCACAATCAATCATGGCTGAGATGGCTAAGATGGTTAGTTCTGCCATTGTTGGAGAAACAGTTGGCTTGGTCTTTTCTGGCATAACCACCACTGGAAAAGATGAGGACAAATCAGATCAAGAAACAACACGAGATGGCCTGAGAGACTGGAAGATGGCGCGCATCAAAATGGAGGCCGCGCTGGAGGCGTCCGCCAAGTGGCAAATCACTGACGTGTCGCTGCTCCATTGGCGGAAGAAACTGAAGCACGCTGCCCAGGACTGCGACAAGGCAACACGTAGATGCAGGCAACTCTCTTAGAAAGAAGACAAGGGGGGAAATTTGGTAAGCCAATCCTCGTTTCATAGACAGATTGCTCATGCCACTATGGCATTTGTCTCTCCTTTTGTCGGCCGTGACAGGAACAATGATCATTGCGTAGCGGGTGACAGCATCGCCGCCTCTGTCAGAAGATTTGAGAGGCTCGCGGACGGTGCTAACGAATTCATGAGGTTTGTGCAGCTTGGCGGAACACCTCATCGACCGCATCTGTTCTTCGACCCTCTCGTCGGGCACATCTTTGCGCGTGAATTGCTGGTGTATCGGGTGTCCCATCCGGGAGGCCAGCATCGCATCTTCGGCATACGGCCGATGGATTCCAAGGATCGTGGCCTCGAGATCATGCTATCATTCATGTACGAAGATCATAAGATGCCCAAGAACAATTTTCGTCTCATGTTAATGATGCAACTCTCGGAGAGTACAGACATAATAGGAACCACAATCAAGTGCTTGCGACAGGTGACGCCTCACTTCAAGTCCACGGCTGATGTCGCCATCAAAGAGATCACCCAGTTGCCCACTCAAGATTTCTTACATATACCGTCAGAGGTTGCCCACAAGGAACACAGGAATCCAAGGTTGTGGAATCACATCCACACAACTTTGACCGGATGGTTCCGGCCCGATCCATTATGTTGTCAAGGATATGAGCACAAATACTCGCCTTCTTGTGGCTTCCTCAATGGCATCAGCAAGTTGAGGCTTTCTAGCAAATTTTCAGAACCAATATGCCAAGTGTATTTGCAGTGTCACATCTCACTCTCTGAGTACAATAACCTATGTCTTAAATC includes:
- the LOC100829820 gene encoding polypyrimidine tract-binding protein homolog 1 isoform X1 encodes the protein MPSGSTQFRYTQTPSKVLHLRNMPWEATEEELVELCKPFGRVVNTMCNVGANRNQAFVEFADQNQAISMVSYYASSSEPAQVRGKTVYIQYSNRQEITNNKGTGDSSGNVLLVTFEDVQPNDVSIDVIHLVFSAFGFVHKIATFEKAAGFQALIQYTDAPTALEAKNSLDGRSIPRYLLPEHVSICHLRITFSAHKDLNIKFQSHRSRDYTNPYLPVNPTAIEGIAQLTLGPDGKVKEPESNVLLASIENMQYAVGVDVLHTVFNSFGTVQKIAMFEKNGGMQALIQYPDISTAAVAKQALEGHCIYDGGYCKLHLSYSRHTDLNVKAHDERSRDYTASNPSAQVQAAGQAPGLSTAGVAWQNTTPAASFYPSSAGGNPVGQVPAWNPNMQQGAFASASTSYPTQSLMANSGPHYPAVGSSSGAPPMLYQAPQQMPQYGAPPAAPPHAPLAGQPMYFPK
- the LOC100829820 gene encoding polypyrimidine tract-binding protein homolog 1 isoform X3; protein product: MPSGSTQFRYTQTPSKVLHLRNMPWEATEEELVELCKPFGRVVNTMCNVGANRNQAFVEFADQNQAISMVSYYASSSEPAQVRGKTVYIQYSNRQEITNNKGTGDSSGNVLLVTFEDVQPNDVSIDVIHLVFSAFGFVHKIATFEKAAGFQALIQYTDAPTALEAKNSLDGRSIPRYLLPEHVSICHLRITFSAHKDLNIKFQSHRSRDYTNPYLPVNPTAIEGIAQLTLGPDGKVKEPESNVLLASIENMQYAVGVDVLHTVFNSFGTVQKIAMFEKNGGMQALIQYPDISTAAVAKQALEGHCIYDGGYCT
- the LOC100829820 gene encoding polypyrimidine tract-binding protein homolog 1 isoform X2, which translates into the protein MPSGSTQFRYTQTPSKVLHLRNMPWEATEEELVELCKPFGRVVNTMCNVGANRNQAFVEFADQNQAISMVSYYASSSEPAQVRGKTVYIQYSNRQEITNNKGTGDSSGNVLLVTFEDVQPNDVSIDVIHLVFSAFGFVHKIATFEKAAGFQALIQYTDAPTALEAKNSLDGRSIPRYLLPEHVSICHLRITFSAHKDLNIKFQSHRSRDYTNPYLPVNPTAIEGIAQLTLGPDGKVKEPESNVLLASIENMQYAVGVDVLHTVFNSFGTVQKIAMFEKNGGMQALIQYPDISTAAVAKQALEGHCIYDGGYCKLHLSYSRHTDLNVKKNKLLLYRGRIICHSICQST
- the LOC100829820 gene encoding polypyrimidine tract-binding protein homolog 1 isoform X4 yields the protein MPSGSTQFRYTQTPSKVLHLRNMPWEATEEELVELCKPFGRVVNTMCNVGANRNQAFVEFADQNQAISMVSYYASSSEPAQVRGKTVYIQYSNRQEITNNKGTGDSSGNVLLVTFEDVQPNDVSIDVIHLVFSAFGFVHKIATFEKAAGFQALIQYTDAPTALEAKNSLDGRSIPRYLLPEHVSICHLRITFSAHKDLNIKFQSHRSRDYTNPYLPVNPTAIEGIAQLTLGPDGKVKEPESNVLLASIENMQYAVGVDVLHTVFNSFGTVQKIAMFEKNGGMQALIQYPVSELGNFSREVLEFVKT
- the LOC112271859 gene encoding uncharacterized protein LOC112271859, translated to MQATLLERRQGGKFAGDSIAASVRRFERLADGANEFMRFVQLGGTPHRPHLFFDPLVGHIFARELLVYRVSHPGGQHRIFGIRPMDSKDRGLEIMLSFMYEDHKMPKNNFRLMLMMQLSESTDIIGTTIKCLRQVTPHFKSTADVAIKEITQLPTQDFLHIPSEVAHKEHRNPRLWNHIHTTLTGWFRPDPLCCQGYEHKYSPSCGFLNGISKLRLSSKFSEPICQVYLQCHISLSEYNNLCLKSSTATTISYDNASASLENFRPLKLGILILPHDSLEEDPKSASEAGYAIEAINGEKQEHLTHVNVHPDQLDEMLMPKAVDYLCHNAEATTYQICWRSNHGSAHLFVEKTSIMVGARRSKRQSRNISKVHHRMQQGQQVRKGRWKHVARDFLKLWVVRSSERLRSSILAFVKQS